Proteins from a single region of Amblyomma americanum isolate KBUSLIRL-KWMA chromosome 10, ASM5285725v1, whole genome shotgun sequence:
- the LOC144106345 gene encoding uncharacterized protein LOC144106345 isoform X5, which yields MSWSLEGRSIETWQPCCEDEEESLPSQERATSQEIELKEDIKEALKANGIYSNDKLYDTMAVLEILGVKAAQHFELLETEDLVSRGMPPETADTLLKEFGTYCWSAPHKGDADCTSGPYGREASGQWSVEHRCMTSPSRATVAKRARQASLWGGWDRT from the exons ATGTCCTGGTCACTCGAGGG GCGGTCAATCGAGACATGGCAGCCCTGTTGTGAAGACGAAGAGGAAAGCCTCCCCTCCCAAGAGCGGGCTACTTCGCAAGAAAT AGAACTGAAAGAAGATATAAAAGAGGCCCTGAAAGCGAAtggcatctacagcaacgacaaGCTGTACGACACGATGGCAGTGCTCGAAATTCTGGGCGTGAAAGCAGCGCAGCACTTCGAACTTCTTGAGACTGAGGACCTTGTCTCAAGGGGAATGCCGCCTGAGACAGCAGACACTTTATTGAAGGAATTCG GTACGTACTGCTGGAGCGCTCcacacaagggtgacgcggacTGTACATCAGGGCCCTATGGGCGCGAAGCTTCAGGCCAGTGGTCCGTGGAGCACAGATGTATGACGTCACCTTCACGAGCAACAGTTGCGAAGCGTGCACGGCA